In Diabrotica undecimpunctata isolate CICGRU chromosome 4, icDiaUnde3, whole genome shotgun sequence, a single genomic region encodes these proteins:
- the LOC140438755 gene encoding uncharacterized protein: MNSSTVFKTKRICHRHFEDKFVSSWSHKLYKNAIPSLHLYVKSPSTSKDAQSTHMFQSFEIPHCIAKHNDAQLPNEEILIQTDESKDLKGVALKNITPLKILQQCNISRGTINPKKKKLYGALKQLHHKYSLERNSKKSFQRRLFEAEEFYKENKLGDLQNVNRMAAMLI; encoded by the exons ATGAATTCCagtacagtttttaaaacaaaacgaatcTGCCACAGACACTTTGAAGATAAGTTTGTTTCTTCATGGAGCCATAAATTGTATAAAAATGCAATTCCTAGCTTACATTTGTATG ttaAGAGTCCCTCAACAAGTAAAGATGCACAATCTACACACATGtttcaatcatttgagataccCCATTGTA TTGCCAAACACAATGATGCACAGTTACCAAACGAAGAAATTTTAATACAAACTGATGAGAGTAAGGATTTAAAAG GTGTTGCCCTTAAGAATATCACACCactgaaaatattgcagcagTGTAATATATCAAGAGGTACAATTaaccctaaaaagaaaaaattatatggaGCATTAAAACAATTACACCACAAATACTCTTTGGAAAGAAATAGCAAAAAGTCTTTTCAACGCAGACTGTTTGAAGCTgaagagttttataaagaaaataagttGGGTGATCTTCAGAACGTTAATAGAATGGCAGCTATGCTAATTTAA